In Setaria italica strain Yugu1 chromosome IX, Setaria_italica_v2.0, whole genome shotgun sequence, the genomic stretch AGCGAGATGATGGTGGGAATTCTATACCTGAACAATCTTTGAACTCAAGTACgataaataaacaaataaatgtATCATGTCTTGAAGAAGATAAGTCAGGTGGATAGGAAGGTTTTTCATTTGAGACACAAATGTGATAGTTCAAGTTCCAGGCACTAGGAAATTGTTATCTGGTCCATGGCCACAAGATTCTTTGAGAAATTGCTCGAGTCCCCAGGTCAATTGCTGTATTCTTGTCATCTTCGGGTCAATTGCAAGCATTTCCGGCTTATAAAATCTTGCTGATTTATGTGTACTCCATTGGCACCGAGGTCACAGTTCTGATTTGTTTGTTGATATCAGTAGGATGTGGAGATTGGGATGGAAGACTCCAGTACTGATTGGTGGTAAAGAGGTCAATGAACTAGAGAGTGGTGAAGAGTCTGCTGAACTGGTTACTTCAAGTATGCTCCACCTGTTTAACTGCTGACACATGCTGTACTGACATTCTCAATGTGATGCATTTGAGTACTCAAGTTCTGCCTTTTGTTAGATCGTAGGAGTCACCTGAAGGCTGAAGCTTTCTGACTTTCGTTTGTGTAACCCTTTGTACATCAGTAATTTTCCCTATTTGAATGAATCGGATTATACGTAGGTACCAAACCTTTGCCTGATAATACCAGTCGCTTACGCAACCTTTATGCACCAAAGGCCTACACAGCAGGAGCAACTATCACTTTGACAAAAGAAATGCCGGATGTTGGTAAGTAGGCTTTTATTCGATTGTCTTGACGCAATTAACTCCTTCGGCACCATATCCATTTTTGGCCTATTTGTCGGAAGGTCGCGGTTCTAATGaagtagattggatacgttcgtAGTGAACATATCTGAAGTTCAATATCCTGAAGCAGTGCATTCGGGAAGCGAAAcacacccattttgcatcatttttcgtgcagtagcgaaatgctccaaaacgcTCCTAAATATGGTCTAGGGTCTAATAgagtagattggatacgttcgtAGCGAAAAACTCCATCGGAAGTTTGCTACCTttcagtgcattcgggtacaaAAAGCCTCTATTTTGCATCTTTTTCGCACCGCAcgaaaatgctccaaaacactcccaaacatggtctaggatctaatggagtagattaaATGCGTTCGTAGTGAAAAACTTCGTTGGAAGTTTGCTAAcctaaaacagtgcattcgggtagcGAAACGCACCccttttgcatcatttttcgtgcagtagcgaaatgcttcAAAACACTTCCAAACATGCTCTCGGGTccaatggagtagattggatgcgttcaaaAACTCCGTTGGAAGTTCTCTACACTGAAACAGTTCATTTGGGTACCGAAACGCCCCCGTTTcacatcgtttttcgtgcaCTAAAGTGAAATGATCCAAAGTTCGTAGTGAAAAAATCAGTCGGAAGTTCACTACCCTGAAGCAGTGCATTCAAGTAGCGAAAcacacccgttttgcatcatttttcgtgcaatagcgaaatgctccaaaacactcccaaacatggtctagggtctaatggagtagattggatgcattcgtAGAGAAAAACTCCgttggaagttcgctaccctaaaacAGAGCATTCGAGTACCGAAAAGCCCCCGTTTTGCATCTTTTTTGTGCAGTAGCGAAATActtcaaaacactcccaaacatggtctagggtctaacggagtagattggatgcatttgTAGCGAAAAAATCCGTCGAAAGTTCGCTACCTTGAAGCAGTGCATTCGGGTAGCGAAAcacacccgttttgcatcatttttcgtgcagtagcgaaatgcttcaaaacactcccaaatatggtttagggtctaatggagtagattggatgcgttcgtagTGAAAAACTCCGtaggaagttcgctaccctgaAACAAAACATTCGGGTAGCGAAACACATCCATACACAAGTTACATTGcttcttcaatttttttctagttttgaaTCGTGCTTCCATTGATGAAGTTTGTAATTTTTCTGAAAATTACAGATCTAAGGATATAATGTTTTGTTGATATAAACCAATCATTGCTATGTTGAATCCAGTCAAATGGAATGCTGTGGAGTCAGTGGCTACTGGTTGGAGCCCTGTAGTTTTTTCAGATAAAGGGGTGAGGCACTATTGTTCAAATGGAGCTTGATCAAACCAACAAAATTAGTTATGATGCCATTATTCCCATTGCAAAGGAAACCAAATGTGCAAATGGTAATATTGTAGGCTGCCTTAATTGCCGAGTGGATTGCATGAATCATACATGACATGTGTTGACGGCAAACCTTGGCCCTTCCTATttctttagcaagttttttAACCTTTTCCATAATTCTAGTTTCTGTGTTGCTGTGCTGACTATACGCTTGTGGGCAGTTAACAGGTTTAATTTCACTTCTGGAACACAGGCATATTCAACAGTTGGTACACCTGATTATATTGGTCCAGAAGTTGCACTGAAGAAAGGATATGGAACGTAGTGTTTCTTATCTTGCCGTTTTGAACTCGATTTGCAGTTTAACACTGCCTTTGCCGGTCCCAAGCCAGATGAGAAAAATGTGGAGGGAACTGCAAGTAGCTCTGTAATTTGCTTAAACAGCTGAAGTTCATGACATAGGCCTCCATTTTGCTTGTGTTCCTATCAGTATATGATGTGCATGACACATTGGAAGTGAAAGCTCTTGCAGACAAAGTTTAAACTAAATGAACCTGTTGTTGATCGACTTGAATTCATAAATCTGAGCATTGCTGtctcttctcttcttttctCAGCAGGTTTACTCGTTAAAATATCAGAAAGCACATGGTTGCAAATGCAAACTGAATTGAATGTCTgaaatacaaagatacgcagaaAGAAAGCAGACCATGCCAGGTAAGCACTTTCCGGACCAGCCGGGAAAACATGCTCTCGTGGCACGCGCCGTGACGGAATTCGTCAGGCAAGAACTCGAAACACAGACGGATCAGGGTCAGGGATGGGTTACGAGCAAGGCATCGGCCGGAGGCCGAAGCTGTGTAGTGCACAGTAGACAGTAATAGCTTGGCATGTACGCGTCGTGCATCCGGATCCATCACGCGCCGTGCGGCCACCGACTTGCAGTCGACTTCCTCGTTCCAACCAAAACCATCGTCGCCAATCGGACTCGGACTCGCTCCGCCGTACATAAGTCCCCTTGCGCCGCCCATGATTCGCATCGCCACCGGCATTCCGCggcctcccccctcctcctcccgcgatcagctcgccgcctccctcccctctcctcgcgatggccgccgcctgcgtagaagccgccgccgccgccgctcctcgccaccAGGCCGCCGCGCAGCCGACCCGCAAGAGGACGCGCGTCGCCATGGGCACCACCGACGACTACGAGGAGACCTGCTGCCTCGGCCAGGGGGCCTTCGGCGCCGTCATCAAGGGGCGCCACCGCGCCACCGGTGGCGCCGTGGCCATGAAGTTCCTCACCAGcgagcccgccggcggcggccccgcggcGCTGCTGCGGGAGGCGCTCTTCCTCGAGGCCTGCGCCGGAAACCCCTTCGTCGTCGGCTCCCGCGGCCTGGCCCGCGACCCGGCCACCGCGGAGCTCTGCCTCGTCATGGAGTGCGGCGGCGCGAGCCTCCGCGACGCCCTGCGCCAGCGCGACCGCGCCGGGAGACCGCCGCTGCCCGAGGCCATGGTGCGCGCCGCCATGTGGCAGCTGCTGAACGGCGCCAAGAGGATGCACGACGCCCACATCATCCACCGCGACATCAAGCCCGAGAAcatcctcgtcggcgacgaccGCGTCCTCAGGTTCTGCGACTTCGGGCTCGCCGTGCACATGGCGGAGCGGCCGCCGTACACGCAGGCCGGCACGCTCTGGTACATGGCGCCCGAGATGCTGCTGGAGAAGCCCGACTACGACGCGCTCGTCGACATCTGGTCGCTCGGCTGCGTCATGGGGGAGCTCATCACCGGGAGGGCTCCGTTCCAGGGCGAAGACTCTGAAGACCAGCTCTGCGCGATCGTCGGCGTGCTCGGCGTGccagatgacatggcatggcCGTGGTTCTCGTCCACGCCGTTCGCCAACGAGATGACGGAGCTGGACCAGCAGCGGCACAAGTCCAACATCCTACGCTGCAAGTACCCCGAGACGAAGCTGTCCGACGAAGGATTCGAGCTACTCAACGGCCTCCTCACGTGCAACCCCGACAAGCGGCTCACGGCAGCTGCCGCGCTCAAGCACCCATGGTTCTCCAAGATGGACGTGCTGGATCTGCCAAAGGATGGACTGGTGTCGCCGTCGCCAAAGAGACCAAGATGTGCATAACTTGAAGATTTTTCCTCTGATGTTTTATGATCTAGAGTAGTCTGTTCTTCAGAACAGAGCTTTCTTTCAATACTATGGTGTAACTTTCATGGTTTATGATCTAGAGTAGTCTGTTCTTCAGAACAGAGCTTTCTGTCAATACAATGCTCCTTCAATTTTTCTAGTTTTGAACTGTGTTTTCATTGATGAAGTTTGTAGTTTTTCTGAACGCATCTATCTGAATCCATCATTATTAAACTTCTAAAAGAATGAAAATGGCTCCCGGTTCTAAGGATGTAATGTTTTTTTTACATAAACCAATCATTACTTATGTAAGGGGCGAGGCACTGTAATTATTACAGGTAAGTTACAACATCACTAGTCTGTTCTTATACTGTTGTATACATTTCGTGTCGAAAAGGCATGGACTTGTGCTCGGCGCCCGTCCGCTACCACGACACAGGAACCGTACGCATCTCTATGGCTCTACTTATCTATCTGGGCTCGAACTCTGATACTGACATCTCGTTGGAAGACAGCAGGGTTGCTGCTGCGCCCTTTTGGTAGCATAATCTCAAACATTTAAGACACGTTTAACCGTTAGCTTATTTTGAAATTTATCTGTCTAGAATATTTGCAGGCTTTACATCTGAAATTGATGGCTACTACTTTGTTGAGGTTCATCTAACCAAACTTCTTTTGTTACAGCAGGATTTTTTCAACAATGGTGATGCTTTCATCAGTGGG encodes the following:
- the LOC101765151 gene encoding putative cyclin-dependent kinase F-2; the protein is MGTTDDYEETCCLGQGAFGAVIKGRHRATGGAVAMKFLTSEPAGGGPAALLREALFLEACAGNPFVVGSRGLARDPATAELCLVMECGGASLRDALRQRDRAGRPPLPEAMVRAAMWQLLNGAKRMHDAHIIHRDIKPENILVGDDRVLRFCDFGLAVHMAERPPYTQAGTLWYMAPEMLLEKPDYDALVDIWSLGCVMGELITGRAPFQGEDSEDQLCAIVGVLGVPDDMAWPWFSSTPFANEMTELDQQRHKSNILRCKYPETKLSDEGFELLNGLLTCNPDKRLTAAAALKHPWFSKMDVLDLPKDGLVSPSPKRPRCA